One part of the Vibrio palustris genome encodes these proteins:
- a CDS encoding sucrose-specific PTS transporter subunit IIBC, giving the protein MNYPAIAKQLLEQLGGKDNLEALAHCATRLRLALKDDTIIDEAAVENIEGVKGQFKVAGQYQIIFGSGTVNKVHAELAKLTGMSEMSTKDVASAGAQKQNIAQRAVKGLADIFMPIIPAIVAGGLLMGIYNVFTAKGLFIDNASIIDIYPGLADLANMLNTFANAPFVFLPVLLAFSASKKFGGNPFLGAALGMLMVHPDLLSGWGFGSAAVHGNIPTWNIMGFEIQKVGYQGSVLPVLVSCFILAKVENTLRRFVPSMLDNLVTPLFSILFTGFITFTLVGPITRDAGFLLGDGLTWMYDHAGFVGGGIMGFLYAPFVITGMHNSFIAVETQLLADVAKTGGTFIFPIAAMSNVAQGAAALAVAFTTKDKKMKGIALPSGVTALLGITEPAMFGVNLKLRYPFFAAIIGAAVASAFITLYKVKALALGTAGIPGIISIVPDKISYYVIGMIIAITISFIATVLLGMRQSIKVSKKATA; this is encoded by the coding sequence ATGAACTATCCTGCCATAGCGAAACAACTTCTAGAACAACTTGGAGGTAAAGATAACCTCGAAGCATTAGCGCACTGTGCAACACGTCTACGACTTGCACTAAAAGATGACACTATTATTGATGAAGCTGCCGTTGAGAACATCGAAGGTGTGAAAGGCCAATTTAAAGTAGCGGGTCAATATCAAATTATTTTTGGTTCTGGAACGGTAAACAAAGTTCATGCAGAATTGGCCAAACTGACTGGTATGTCAGAAATGTCGACCAAAGATGTTGCCTCCGCTGGCGCGCAAAAACAAAATATTGCACAACGCGCGGTAAAAGGACTAGCCGACATTTTTATGCCGATCATCCCGGCTATCGTTGCCGGCGGTTTGTTGATGGGGATTTACAACGTCTTCACCGCAAAAGGTTTGTTCATTGATAACGCCTCGATTATCGATATTTATCCAGGGCTCGCTGACTTAGCGAATATGCTCAATACGTTCGCGAATGCGCCGTTTGTTTTCTTACCAGTATTGCTCGCATTCTCAGCGTCGAAAAAGTTTGGTGGTAACCCTTTCTTGGGGGCAGCCCTTGGCATGCTAATGGTTCACCCAGATTTGTTAAGTGGCTGGGGATTCGGCAGTGCCGCGGTGCACGGAAACATTCCGACTTGGAACATCATGGGTTTTGAAATCCAAAAAGTCGGTTATCAAGGTTCAGTACTCCCTGTTCTCGTCAGTTGTTTTATTCTCGCAAAAGTTGAAAATACGTTACGTCGTTTTGTGCCATCAATGCTCGATAACCTCGTCACTCCGCTGTTTTCGATTTTGTTTACCGGCTTCATTACCTTCACCTTAGTCGGTCCTATTACGCGTGATGCTGGTTTCTTACTTGGTGATGGCCTCACTTGGATGTACGACCACGCTGGCTTTGTAGGGGGTGGTATCATGGGCTTCTTATACGCACCGTTTGTTATTACCGGTATGCATAACAGCTTTATTGCAGTAGAAACTCAATTACTTGCCGATGTCGCCAAAACAGGTGGCACATTTATCTTCCCTATCGCCGCGATGTCTAACGTTGCGCAAGGTGCTGCAGCGCTAGCCGTTGCATTCACGACTAAAGATAAAAAAATGAAAGGTATCGCGCTACCTTCAGGCGTAACCGCCTTATTAGGGATTACCGAGCCGGCAATGTTTGGGGTGAACTTGAAACTGCGTTATCCATTCTTTGCAGCCATCATCGGTGCAGCGGTTGCCAGTGCGTTTATCACACTTTACAAAGTTAAAGCCCTCGCACTCGGTACGGCTGGTATTCCAGGTATTATTTCTATTGTCCCGGATAAAATCAGCTATTACGTCATTGGAATGATCATTGCGATTACCATTTCCTTTATCGCAACGGTGTTACTGGGTATGCGCCAATCTATTAAAGTATCGAAGAAAGCAACCGCTTAA
- a CDS encoding cold-shock protein, whose protein sequence is MKGQVVSYWAGKRYGFIAGDNGISYFLNSRHLVDVMDESRLVKGIPVEFEPIRTPKGDYATKVTISEVFFKRQLTDFFMSKRDQPKLGRIETKAFIETRFFEEEYDAKEHLLMLADDCSANAVLQMKHHITSFSKHKYKYDMHSYSGQLSVVTKQVPCGSPEQATLANEQLEAKKAEFLGEFDNVLASEQTERERQLKPPRSIRWWVFIITLVVGLSSLSMWTFAF, encoded by the coding sequence GTGAAAGGTCAAGTGGTTTCTTATTGGGCTGGCAAGCGTTATGGATTTATTGCTGGCGACAATGGCATTAGTTATTTTCTAAATAGTCGTCATCTTGTGGATGTGATGGACGAAAGCCGTCTTGTTAAAGGTATCCCGGTTGAGTTTGAGCCTATCCGAACTCCGAAAGGGGATTATGCGACGAAGGTGACGATTTCCGAGGTATTTTTTAAGCGTCAGCTCACCGATTTTTTTATGAGTAAGCGGGATCAGCCCAAGTTAGGGCGAATTGAAACGAAAGCGTTTATTGAAACCCGATTTTTTGAAGAAGAATATGATGCGAAAGAGCATCTTTTGATGTTAGCCGACGATTGCAGTGCCAATGCCGTTTTACAAATGAAGCACCATATTACGTCTTTTTCAAAACACAAATACAAGTATGATATGCATTCATACAGTGGGCAGCTATCGGTTGTCACCAAGCAAGTGCCGTGCGGAAGCCCAGAGCAGGCCACTTTAGCCAATGAACAACTTGAAGCGAAGAAAGCCGAATTTCTCGGTGAATTTGATAACGTACTCGCCTCAGAGCAAACGGAGCGAGAGCGTCAACTAAAGCCGCCGCGCTCAATTCGCTGGTGGGTGTTTATCATTACTCTTGTTGTCGGGCTAAGTAGCCTGAGTATGTGGACATTTGCCTTTTGA
- a CDS encoding 6-phospho-beta-glucosidase, which produces MSQGFPNDFLWGGAVAAHQVEGGWDQDGKGPSIVDVLTKGAHGVPRVITNQVDSELFYPNHDAVDFYHHFKDDVALFAEMGFKCFRTSIAWTRIFPKGDEDSPNEAGLQFYDDLFDELLKHGIEPVITLSHFEMPHHLVSEYGGWVNRQVMDFFVHFSHVVLQRYQNKVKYWITFNEINNQANWQAPLFGYCNSGMIYNDHPHPEQTLFQVAHHQFVAHAKVVQLGHDINPDMQIGSMIHMMPLYPASCRPEDMLKAQQMMHTKYLFSDVQVRGYYPAYLLKDWERKGIHIDMQPEDEAILRQGCSDYLAISYYMTNIVSEQPLESDTANLFGDSYLNPHLPASDWGWQVDPQGLRFALSELYERYQKPIFIVENGLGAYDTVNDDGSIDDDYRIDYLASHIKEMKNAVELDGVPVMGYTPWGCLDCVSFTTGEYRKRYGFIYVDKHDDGSGSMARSRKKSFYWYQNVISSNGQQV; this is translated from the coding sequence ATGTCACAAGGGTTTCCAAACGATTTTTTATGGGGTGGCGCAGTGGCTGCGCATCAAGTCGAAGGTGGGTGGGACCAAGATGGCAAAGGTCCTAGTATTGTCGATGTATTAACGAAAGGTGCTCATGGCGTTCCCCGAGTCATAACCAACCAAGTCGATAGCGAGTTATTTTATCCAAACCACGATGCCGTCGATTTTTATCATCATTTTAAAGACGATGTCGCTTTATTTGCCGAGATGGGCTTCAAATGTTTCCGCACGTCGATTGCTTGGACTCGTATCTTCCCAAAAGGCGATGAAGACTCTCCAAATGAAGCAGGTTTGCAGTTTTACGATGATCTCTTTGATGAACTACTTAAACACGGTATTGAACCGGTGATTACCCTGTCGCACTTTGAAATGCCGCACCACTTGGTTAGTGAGTATGGGGGATGGGTAAATCGTCAAGTCATGGATTTCTTTGTCCATTTTTCACACGTTGTGTTGCAGCGCTACCAAAACAAAGTGAAATACTGGATTACCTTTAATGAAATCAATAATCAAGCAAATTGGCAAGCCCCCCTATTTGGTTACTGTAACTCAGGTATGATCTATAACGATCATCCACACCCAGAGCAGACTTTGTTCCAAGTGGCTCACCATCAATTTGTGGCTCATGCAAAAGTTGTCCAACTTGGTCATGACATTAATCCTGACATGCAAATTGGCAGCATGATTCATATGATGCCTTTATATCCTGCTTCGTGCCGCCCAGAAGATATGTTGAAAGCACAACAAATGATGCATACGAAGTACTTATTTAGTGATGTACAAGTCCGTGGTTATTACCCAGCCTACTTGTTAAAAGATTGGGAGCGTAAAGGAATTCACATCGATATGCAGCCTGAAGATGAGGCTATTCTGCGCCAAGGCTGCTCTGATTACCTGGCAATCAGCTATTACATGACGAATATCGTTTCAGAGCAGCCGCTTGAGTCAGATACCGCAAATCTCTTCGGTGACAGCTACCTCAACCCCCACTTACCCGCGTCTGACTGGGGCTGGCAAGTGGATCCACAGGGACTACGCTTTGCGTTATCAGAGCTCTATGAGCGCTACCAAAAGCCCATTTTTATTGTCGAGAATGGTTTAGGAGCCTACGATACGGTTAACGACGATGGCAGCATTGATGATGACTACCGTATAGATTATCTTGCGTCTCACATCAAAGAAATGAAGAATGCGGTCGAGTTGGATGGGGTCCCTGTGATGGGGTATACCCCGTGGGGCTGCCTCGATTGTGTCTCGTTTACGACTGGAGAATACCGTAAGCGTTATGGATTTATTTATGTAGACAAGCATGATGATGGGAGCGGTTCAATGGCTCGTTCACGTAAAAAAAGCTTCTACTGGTACCAAAATGTGATCTCTTCTAACGGTCAACAGGTGTAA
- a CDS encoding sensor histidine kinase: MIKIRRSFKFYFFCAIMAIATITVVSFSTLAANYFVSGMDISLRYSMLGVVRHVDTSDGKPKELLGYQVATRWQDVQQPIKHQFSRPTEHLQFEKKMVHDGWLTPPLKAYFLMRYDREGGQTVYISRIFNNLATDPIHNEIHQAGNGYGVNLIIYALVALFVFGFGLFFLFRHTARPQERLFEWAQTLTTEQLKQPIPDFQFHELNRIAAIIKESISSTQAMLTREQRFLASASHELRTPIAVVRSNAELMDKLISKTDNPALYEKQAQVMRRILRAGVTMTDLCETLLWLNRCDQRDLPVTPVNLALMIDSISRDLRYLLRDKPVEVEIDVQESTYPLPSTLCRIVISNLIRNAYQHTLVGQVSIVQSGTRVTIINRNSEVGEQPEELGFGLGLELTNRIIQQYDWSYHTIDNDDGREVTIDFAQD, translated from the coding sequence ATGATAAAGATACGCCGCAGTTTTAAGTTTTACTTCTTTTGCGCCATTATGGCGATTGCTACGATTACCGTCGTGAGTTTTTCTACTCTGGCTGCAAATTACTTTGTTTCAGGAATGGATATTAGCTTACGCTATTCGATGTTAGGTGTTGTACGCCACGTTGATACCAGTGATGGCAAGCCCAAAGAGCTATTAGGCTACCAAGTAGCGACGCGCTGGCAGGATGTACAACAGCCGATCAAACATCAGTTTTCACGTCCAACAGAACACCTTCAATTTGAAAAAAAAATGGTCCACGACGGCTGGTTAACTCCGCCGCTCAAGGCCTACTTTCTTATGCGTTATGATAGGGAAGGAGGTCAAACAGTTTATATTTCACGCATTTTTAATAATCTTGCCACCGATCCGATTCACAATGAAATACATCAAGCAGGTAACGGTTACGGCGTAAATTTGATCATTTATGCGTTGGTCGCATTGTTTGTGTTTGGCTTTGGTTTGTTCTTTTTATTTCGTCACACTGCTAGGCCACAAGAAAGATTGTTTGAGTGGGCGCAAACGCTAACGACCGAACAACTCAAGCAGCCGATACCGGATTTTCAATTTCATGAGCTCAATCGTATCGCAGCGATTATCAAAGAGAGTATTTCATCGACTCAAGCTATGTTGACTCGCGAGCAGCGATTTTTGGCGAGTGCGAGCCATGAGTTACGAACGCCCATTGCAGTGGTGCGCAGTAATGCCGAACTGATGGATAAACTCATTAGTAAAACCGACAACCCTGCACTGTATGAAAAGCAAGCCCAAGTAATGCGAAGAATATTACGCGCTGGGGTCACAATGACAGATTTATGTGAAACGTTATTATGGTTAAATCGGTGTGATCAGCGCGACTTACCTGTCACTCCGGTGAATTTAGCCTTGATGATTGACAGTATCAGTCGTGATTTACGTTATTTACTGCGAGATAAACCGGTTGAGGTCGAAATTGATGTGCAAGAATCGACGTATCCTCTGCCCTCAACCTTATGTCGAATCGTTATTAGTAACCTGATCCGTAACGCTTATCAGCATACGCTCGTAGGGCAAGTTTCGATTGTGCAGTCTGGGACAAGGGTGACGATCATTAACCGTAATTCCGAGGTCGGTGAACAGCCGGAGGAATTAGGTTTTGGTTTAGGTCTTGAATTAACCAATCGAATTATTCAGCAGTATGACTGGTCTTATCATACGATTGACAATGACGATGGTAGAGAAGTCACCATCGATTTTGCCCAGGATTAA
- a CDS encoding response regulator transcription factor, whose protein sequence is MFKALLVEDDLDLATALIDYMSLEDIECDYAADGQVGYNLITKNPYDVIILDLNLPKIKGLAVCQRIRAQGVATPVLMLTACDTLDDKLQGFSHGADDYLVKPFATEELIVRLKALSKRRSGQISKLVVADLELDLTHREVKRAGKTVKLSPISLQILEVLMREYPQAVSREKIAQAVWGDEQPDSNSLKVHIFNIRKHVDKSGLNPLIHTVPGYGFCLKQ, encoded by the coding sequence ATGTTTAAAGCTTTGTTAGTCGAAGATGATTTGGACTTAGCAACGGCGTTGATCGACTATATGTCTTTAGAAGACATCGAATGTGATTATGCCGCGGATGGTCAAGTTGGCTATAATTTAATAACGAAAAATCCTTATGACGTCATTATATTAGATTTGAACTTACCTAAAATTAAAGGGCTCGCCGTCTGTCAGCGTATTCGGGCCCAAGGGGTCGCGACGCCCGTATTGATGTTAACGGCTTGCGATACACTTGATGATAAATTACAAGGGTTTAGTCACGGAGCCGATGACTACTTAGTGAAGCCATTTGCCACCGAAGAGTTGATTGTTCGCTTGAAAGCACTTTCAAAGCGACGTAGTGGCCAAATCTCCAAATTGGTTGTGGCGGATTTAGAATTAGACTTAACCCATCGTGAAGTTAAACGCGCAGGAAAGACGGTGAAACTCTCGCCCATCTCATTGCAGATTCTTGAAGTATTAATGCGTGAATACCCACAAGCGGTATCACGAGAGAAAATTGCACAAGCCGTGTGGGGGGATGAACAGCCAGATAGCAATAGCTTGAAAGTGCATATTTTTAATATTCGTAAGCACGTTGATAAATCAGGCTTAAACCCACTGATTCATACCGTACCTGGTTATGGTTTCTGTCTAAAACAATGA
- a CDS encoding sugar transporter: protein MTETIATESAVSRQSQYMRVFMIGFSAFIFNTTEFVPVGLLSDIARDFSMSTADTGWMLTIYAWIVATMSLPLMMATGRIERKKLLLGTFALFILSHIASAFASSFTTLIVSRAGVAFSHAVFWSITASIAIRVAPSGKKTLALSALATGTSLAMILGVPIGRMIGQFAGWRITFAAIGFVALVIMLLLWRLLPALPSLLQDSGKTLPRLLRNRKLMGLYTFIFLLFTAHYTTYSYIEPFVQDIGMVSKSTTTILLLLFGGAGIVGSMLFSRYGETHNTPLLMSQLVLMIACTGGMLFAVNHTWSLMMTVMFWGTALMVATLAIQVKVLSIDPNASDMIQSMYSGIINLGIGSGALIGSQVIQISSLNNIGFAGMGFAIVALLLMVLLIRKYPELR, encoded by the coding sequence ATGACAGAGACCATCGCAACCGAATCAGCAGTATCACGTCAGTCGCAATATATGCGTGTATTTATGATTGGATTTAGCGCGTTTATTTTTAATACCACCGAGTTTGTTCCTGTAGGGTTACTCTCTGATATAGCTCGTGATTTTAGTATGAGTACGGCTGATACGGGGTGGATGCTCACCATTTATGCTTGGATCGTTGCCACGATGTCATTACCTCTGATGATGGCGACAGGTCGAATTGAGCGTAAAAAGTTATTATTAGGCACATTCGCTCTGTTTATTTTAAGTCATATCGCGTCAGCATTTGCGAGCAGTTTTACGACATTGATTGTGAGTCGGGCTGGGGTGGCGTTTTCTCATGCGGTGTTCTGGTCAATTACCGCCTCTATTGCGATTCGAGTCGCGCCTTCTGGCAAGAAAACGCTAGCGCTCAGTGCATTGGCAACAGGAACATCACTTGCGATGATTTTGGGCGTACCGATTGGACGTATGATCGGACAGTTTGCCGGTTGGCGTATTACGTTTGCCGCCATTGGTTTTGTGGCCTTAGTCATTATGCTTTTATTGTGGCGTTTACTTCCTGCACTGCCAAGTTTGTTGCAAGATTCAGGCAAAACGTTACCGCGCCTATTGCGTAATCGTAAGCTGATGGGGCTTTATACATTTATTTTCTTATTATTTACTGCCCATTACACCACTTACAGTTATATTGAACCCTTCGTCCAAGATATTGGTATGGTGAGTAAGAGCACCACAACAATTCTGCTGCTATTGTTTGGTGGCGCGGGAATTGTCGGCAGTATGTTGTTTAGTCGTTATGGTGAAACTCATAATACCCCATTGCTTATGAGCCAACTCGTGTTAATGATTGCTTGTACTGGCGGCATGCTCTTTGCGGTGAATCATACTTGGTCATTAATGATGACAGTAATGTTCTGGGGGACGGCGTTGATGGTTGCGACGCTAGCGATTCAAGTGAAAGTATTGAGTATCGATCCCAACGCCTCAGATATGATTCAATCTATGTACTCTGGGATCATTAATTTAGGCATTGGTTCAGGTGCATTAATCGGTTCGCAAGTCATTCAGATATCATCGCTTAATAACATCGGTTTTGCTGGGATGGGGTTTGCCATCGTCGCATTATTACTTATGGTGTTGTTAATTCGTAAGTATCCAGAGTTACGTTAA
- a CDS encoding FecCD family ABC transporter permease: MQSSAMCAAIEAQRASEKKRWRAIILIGTLLCLSFIGDIVTGPSMLNVSQVLYAVANTLGFSVNVDSTTYIIVSNLRMPIAIMAVVVGGSLGVGGAEMQTLLNNPMASPYTLGMAAAAGFGAALMLYIGSLGLESQYAIPIGAFIWCMLSACFLFSLARMRHISSGQLILAGISLLFLFQSLLSLVQFVASPELSQQILFWLFGSLAKASWSNVALVSLVVLTCCVFLMRDSWKLTALRLGEERAKSLGVDVTKLRLKILFLVALMTATVTSFVGIIGFIGIVAPNIARMMVGEDQRFFLPLSFVVGGFLLSSASVLSKMIVPGALFPIGIVTAIIGVPFFFWLIIAGRR; this comes from the coding sequence ATGCAATCATCTGCCATGTGTGCCGCGATAGAAGCACAACGTGCGAGCGAAAAGAAACGCTGGCGCGCCATCATTTTGATAGGGACGTTATTATGCCTATCTTTTATTGGCGATATTGTGACTGGACCTTCCATGCTCAATGTCAGTCAAGTTCTTTATGCGGTAGCCAATACCTTAGGCTTTTCAGTCAATGTTGATTCCACTACTTATATTATAGTCTCTAATTTACGTATGCCCATAGCGATTATGGCCGTTGTTGTCGGAGGAAGTCTTGGAGTCGGTGGCGCCGAAATGCAAACGCTTCTTAATAACCCTATGGCAAGTCCTTATACCCTAGGTATGGCGGCGGCAGCAGGTTTCGGTGCTGCACTAATGTTGTATATTGGCTCGCTAGGGTTGGAAAGTCAGTATGCAATTCCTATTGGTGCGTTCATCTGGTGTATGTTGTCAGCATGCTTTCTGTTTTCACTGGCTCGAATGCGCCATATTAGTTCCGGCCAGCTTATTTTAGCGGGTATCTCATTACTCTTTCTTTTCCAATCTCTATTGTCTTTAGTGCAATTTGTCGCCTCCCCAGAACTTAGCCAGCAAATTTTGTTTTGGTTGTTTGGTAGTTTAGCAAAAGCGTCTTGGAGCAATGTTGCATTAGTGTCGTTGGTTGTGCTCACATGCTGTGTTTTTTTGATGCGTGATTCGTGGAAGCTCACCGCATTACGTTTAGGAGAAGAGCGCGCTAAAAGCCTTGGTGTTGATGTGACTAAATTGCGTTTAAAAATCTTGTTTTTAGTGGCGTTAATGACGGCAACGGTCACGAGTTTTGTTGGGATTATCGGATTTATTGGTATTGTCGCGCCGAATATTGCACGAATGATGGTTGGTGAAGATCAACGTTTCTTCTTACCATTGTCTTTTGTTGTGGGTGGGTTTTTATTGTCGAGTGCTTCTGTATTATCGAAAATGATTGTACCTGGCGCACTCTTTCCGATTGGTATTGTTACCGCCATCATTGGTGTCCCGTTCTTTTTCTGGCTGATTATTGCAGGGAGACGATAA
- a CDS encoding LacI family DNA-binding transcriptional regulator: protein MATINDVCKVTGLSKATVSRVINGSEQVKPATRKLVTAAMKQLNYHPSSVAQALATKVSNTIGLILPEFQSNYFGNILYQAEQCVQKANKKLVVVNSKKHSEGEQDAVRALAFQRCDAILLYSRHLTSDELVALQAEVNIPLIALNRQLTSDKIISLGLEQTQLARIAMEHLLELGHRNIACITSPLNSETGRRRHQVYQDLLAPYHSDIPESWTAEGDNTIQTGYDSTVKLLHASTPFTAIFACNDDMALGALRALHDAQLKVPDDVAVIGIDNEPAAGYSIPSLSTVALPISELTDAAMQLAIKYSNKTEVPITHQTYLGKLIVRESSC from the coding sequence ATGGCAACCATTAACGATGTATGCAAAGTAACCGGCTTATCGAAAGCCACTGTGTCGCGTGTCATTAACGGTAGTGAGCAAGTAAAACCTGCCACTCGCAAGTTAGTAACTGCCGCGATGAAACAATTGAACTACCATCCGAGTAGTGTGGCGCAAGCATTAGCAACGAAAGTATCCAATACCATAGGGTTAATTCTGCCTGAATTTCAAAGTAACTATTTTGGTAACATTCTCTATCAAGCAGAACAATGTGTGCAAAAAGCCAATAAAAAGTTAGTCGTTGTGAATAGCAAGAAGCACTCTGAAGGGGAGCAAGACGCCGTACGGGCTTTAGCTTTTCAACGCTGTGACGCCATTTTGCTATATAGCCGCCATTTAACCAGCGATGAGTTAGTGGCACTCCAAGCGGAAGTCAACATTCCATTGATTGCGCTTAATCGCCAACTGACGTCCGATAAAATCATCAGTCTTGGACTCGAGCAAACTCAGTTAGCTCGGATTGCTATGGAGCATTTATTGGAGTTAGGCCACCGTAATATTGCCTGTATTACATCGCCTTTAAATAGTGAAACCGGCCGACGACGTCATCAGGTCTACCAAGATCTCCTCGCCCCTTACCACAGCGACATTCCTGAAAGCTGGACCGCAGAAGGTGATAATACCATTCAAACCGGTTATGACAGCACCGTGAAACTTTTACACGCTTCCACTCCCTTTACTGCCATCTTCGCTTGTAATGATGATATGGCATTAGGCGCGCTAAGAGCACTCCATGATGCCCAGTTAAAGGTGCCAGATGATGTGGCTGTGATAGGTATCGATAATGAACCAGCAGCTGGCTATTCCATTCCTAGCTTATCAACCGTCGCCTTACCCATCAGTGAATTAACTGATGCAGCAATGCAGCTTGCGATTAAGTACAGTAATAAAACAGAGGTCCCAATTACTCATCAAACCTATTTGGGTAAACTTATTGTCAGGGAATCTAGTTGTTAA
- a CDS encoding ABC transporter ATP-binding protein: protein MLQVHGLNVKLGDLTLADDMSFSLKPGDINVIIGPNGTGKSTLLKTLFGDITTQSGEIVFNQHRFDDTQLSVWRERIGYMPQDIRLDVSLSVVEVVLLGRLDALSWRIDDKMLTEAVQALDDIGLAHLANRDVRTLSGGQCQMVLFAQAILRRPEFLMLDEPVSALDLHFQQVMLEHLVRKTRETHWTSVMVLHDLNLASQYADNLLVLKDGQVVSSGRPDRVLTPELIKNVYGVTADVSYDGQGIPFVRTQRACAI, encoded by the coding sequence ATGCTTCAGGTTCATGGTCTAAATGTAAAATTGGGTGATCTGACCCTTGCAGATGATATGAGTTTTTCTTTAAAGCCAGGGGACATAAACGTTATTATTGGTCCGAATGGCACAGGAAAAAGCACGCTACTTAAAACCTTGTTTGGCGACATTACTACGCAAAGTGGCGAGATTGTATTTAATCAACACCGTTTTGATGACACACAATTATCGGTATGGCGCGAGCGTATTGGTTATATGCCACAAGATATTCGTTTAGATGTGAGTCTAAGTGTGGTCGAAGTTGTGTTGTTGGGGCGTTTAGATGCATTAAGTTGGCGCATAGACGACAAGATGTTAACAGAAGCGGTGCAAGCATTAGATGACATCGGGCTCGCCCATTTAGCCAACCGTGATGTGAGAACATTAAGTGGCGGTCAATGCCAAATGGTCCTGTTTGCGCAAGCGATATTACGACGTCCTGAATTTTTAATGCTTGATGAACCTGTTAGTGCATTAGATTTACATTTTCAACAAGTCATGTTGGAGCATTTAGTACGTAAAACTCGCGAGACTCACTGGACGTCAGTCATGGTGTTGCATGATCTCAATTTAGCGTCTCAATATGCTGATAATTTATTAGTGCTAAAAGATGGGCAAGTAGTGAGTAGTGGTCGCCCCGATCGCGTATTAACGCCTGAGCTTATTAAAAACGTGTATGGTGTCACTGCTGATGTCTCCTATGATGGTCAAGGCATTCCTTTTGTAAGAACTCAGAGAGCCTGCGCAATATAG
- a CDS encoding glutathione peroxidase — translation MSSIYDIDVVTIDGKTQKMSDYAGNALLIVNVASECGLTPQYEALEALYQARKDEGLVILGFPCNQFGAQEPGEEKDIQSFCTSRFGVTFPMFSKIDVNGENRHPLYQALFQAMPERTTAPDSGFVEKLQSLGIEAPEGNILWNFEKFLINKEGDVVGHFAPDMAPDHAIITAALDNVLAK, via the coding sequence ATGAGTTCTATTTACGATATTGATGTCGTCACTATTGATGGCAAAACACAGAAAATGAGTGATTATGCGGGCAATGCATTACTGATTGTTAACGTTGCGTCTGAATGTGGCCTCACGCCACAATATGAGGCTTTAGAAGCTTTATATCAAGCGCGAAAAGACGAAGGCTTAGTCATTCTAGGTTTCCCTTGTAACCAGTTTGGTGCGCAAGAGCCGGGTGAAGAAAAAGACATTCAATCGTTTTGTACTAGCCGCTTTGGTGTGACATTTCCAATGTTTAGTAAAATCGACGTGAATGGTGAGAATCGTCATCCGCTTTACCAAGCGCTCTTTCAAGCAATGCCAGAACGTACGACTGCGCCAGACAGTGGCTTTGTCGAAAAGCTGCAAAGCTTAGGTATTGAGGCGCCAGAAGGGAATATTCTTTGGAACTTTGAGAAATTCCTCATTAACAAAGAGGGTGACGTCGTCGGGCATTTTGCTCCGGATATGGCACCTGATCATGCGATCATTACCGCTGCATTGGACAACGTACTCGCGAAATAA